A genomic window from Treponema maltophilum ATCC 51939 includes:
- a CDS encoding HAD family hydrolase, with the protein MTVYGIPEKPAAIIFDIDGTLYTNEEYIQNQIDSQIRRFAETRGLEGLKARNMIFSYRDEWAKLNGGKRPSLGNVLKDLGVPISETIEWRKELIHPERYLSADKKLAETLAVLAASYKLVCLTNNPVSVGRKTLEVLGADPFISGIIGLDTCGISKPDQKSFELAAKRAEASVDRCISVGDRYDIDLAVPVETGMGAILVNGVHDVYELPAILKK; encoded by the coding sequence GTGACCGTTTACGGAATACCGGAAAAGCCGGCGGCAATCATCTTTGATATTGACGGCACATTGTACACAAACGAAGAGTACATACAAAATCAAATAGACAGTCAAATACGGCGGTTTGCCGAAACGCGCGGCTTGGAAGGATTAAAAGCGCGCAATATGATATTTTCCTACCGCGACGAATGGGCGAAGCTGAACGGAGGCAAACGGCCTTCGCTCGGAAACGTGTTAAAAGATTTGGGTGTGCCGATAAGCGAAACGATCGAGTGGCGCAAAGAATTGATTCATCCGGAACGCTATTTAAGCGCCGATAAAAAATTGGCCGAAACGCTTGCCGTGCTGGCGGCGTCGTATAAGCTTGTGTGCCTTACAAACAATCCCGTTTCGGTCGGCCGCAAAACGCTTGAAGTTTTGGGCGCCGACCCCTTTATCAGCGGCATTATCGGGCTCGATACCTGCGGCATTTCAAAGCCGGATCAGAAAAGCTTCGAACTTGCGGCAAAACGCGCGGAGGCCTCGGTGGACCGGTGTATCAGCGTCGGCGACCGTTACGACATCGATTTGGCCGTTCCCGTTGAAACGGGGATGGGAGCGATTTTGGTAAACGGCGTGCATGACGTGTACGAGCTGCCCGCAATTTTAAAAAAATAA
- the prs gene encoding ribose-phosphate diphosphokinase, with amino-acid sequence MPYCEPTNLAVIACPGGQAFAEAVVAHLRHICKHRFNLKREAVSKLYKTDKDALIKDINYYNDLMTADIHARGDAEKYRAPNFVTEAEFTYFMNGEFKTEIKSCIRGKDVYIFQDVENHQVLKLNGGKNECSLSVNDHVMSLLVTVDAVRQAGAAKITLVLPVYPYSRQHKKKGREGLTASLLGHIYENMGVNRIITLDIHSREIENAFSRINLENLHASYQIIRELTKLVDLTGGTEDIVIVAPDTGAVDRNKFYSNGLKKPLAMIYKERDYSVVTQNAKDTNIKSINLLGDVRGKVAFLADDMLGTGGTLLKAMEFLKEQGATKVIAAISLPFFTGNAIDLFDEAYAKGQFYRIIGTNAVYHEKLLQCEWYINTDVSGLFANIIARLHHNQSLSNLLDNRNIIEKLVKTDSD; translated from the coding sequence ATGCCCTATTGTGAACCGACAAATCTGGCCGTTATCGCCTGCCCCGGCGGTCAGGCATTCGCCGAAGCGGTAGTTGCGCACTTGCGTCATATTTGCAAACACCGTTTCAATTTAAAGCGCGAAGCGGTTTCAAAACTGTATAAAACCGACAAAGACGCTCTTATCAAAGACATCAATTATTACAATGATTTAATGACGGCCGATATACACGCGCGCGGCGATGCGGAAAAGTACCGGGCGCCGAATTTCGTAACCGAAGCCGAATTCACTTATTTTATGAACGGCGAATTCAAAACCGAAATAAAAAGTTGCATCCGCGGAAAAGACGTGTACATCTTTCAGGACGTGGAAAATCATCAGGTTTTAAAATTAAACGGCGGCAAAAACGAATGCTCGCTTTCGGTAAACGACCACGTTATGTCGCTTTTGGTTACGGTCGACGCGGTACGGCAGGCCGGAGCCGCAAAAATCACGCTCGTGCTTCCGGTGTATCCGTACAGTCGCCAGCATAAAAAGAAGGGGCGCGAAGGCCTTACGGCAAGTCTTCTCGGCCACATTTACGAAAACATGGGCGTAAATCGCATTATTACGCTCGACATTCATTCGCGCGAAATCGAAAACGCGTTTTCGCGCATTAATTTGGAAAACCTGCACGCAAGCTATCAGATTATCCGCGAGCTTACAAAGCTTGTAGACCTTACCGGCGGTACGGAAGATATCGTCATTGTCGCCCCCGATACGGGCGCCGTTGACCGCAATAAGTTTTATTCGAACGGTTTGAAAAAGCCGCTTGCAATGATTTACAAAGAACGCGATTATTCGGTTGTTACGCAAAACGCAAAAGACACGAATATAAAATCGATAAACCTGCTCGGCGACGTGCGCGGAAAGGTTGCCTTTTTGGCCGACGACATGCTCGGAACCGGCGGCACCCTGCTTAAAGCGATGGAATTTTTAAAAGAGCAGGGCGCGACAAAAGTTATTGCGGCGATCAGCTTGCCCTTTTTTACGGGCAACGCAATCGATTTGTTCGACGAAGCCTATGCGAAGGGTCAGTTTTACCGCATAATCGGAACGAACGCGGTGTACCACGAAAAACTTTTGCAGTGCGAATGGTATATCAATACCGACGTCAGCGGCCTTTTTGCGAACATAATCGCGCGGCTTCATCACAATCAATCTTTAAGCAATCTTTTGGACAACCGTAATATTATCGAAAAATTGGTAAAAACCGATTCCGATTAG
- a CDS encoding lyase family protein has protein sequence MRTRDIFLNISPLDHRYSLSEEKLFDTLSSFISEEASVVSCAKAEAALVKAHLSLRGLLDENTERALDEAAHNIDPELVYAEEEKTKHNIRALVNVFKKTVGENIAPFVHLGATSVDILDTALAMRMRDCTQQAVLPVLHALENELCAIAERDSETAQIGRTHGQHAVPITFGFAIAEYVSRLGKSIIEIDRLSRDLRGKLSGPVGAYNGTSLLVGDPEELERRYLDYAGLKPSEYSTQLAEPEYLLRLLLEYNVAFGIIANLADDLRNLQRSEIGEVFEYFGEKQVGSSTMPHKRNPWNSEHVKSLWKAFAPRVITFFMDQISDHQRDLTNSASQRFIAEYIAGFAFAAERMRSVVSALRPDTEGMMRNLAAAGGKVKGGIFAEPAYLLLAESGESNAHEIIRLITLEAEKSGAAFFEVLQKHAEVFKRISGQLEKLGVSEPSSFFAHPERYRGIAAEKARRLAQKYRTKTE, from the coding sequence ATGAGAACGCGCGATATATTTTTGAATATTTCTCCGCTGGATCACCGATATTCGCTGTCGGAAGAAAAGCTTTTCGATACGCTGTCTTCGTTTATTTCCGAAGAAGCATCGGTTGTTTCGTGCGCGAAGGCCGAAGCCGCTTTGGTTAAGGCTCACCTTTCTTTGCGTGGTCTTCTTGACGAAAACACGGAGCGCGCACTCGATGAAGCGGCGCACAACATTGATCCGGAACTTGTATACGCCGAAGAAGAAAAAACAAAACACAATATACGCGCGCTCGTGAACGTGTTTAAAAAAACGGTCGGCGAAAATATCGCGCCGTTTGTGCATTTGGGCGCAACCAGCGTTGACATCTTGGACACGGCCCTTGCGATGCGTATGCGCGACTGTACGCAGCAGGCGGTTTTACCCGTTTTGCACGCGCTCGAAAACGAATTGTGCGCGATTGCCGAACGCGACAGCGAAACGGCGCAAATAGGGCGCACGCACGGCCAGCACGCGGTTCCGATAACCTTCGGCTTTGCGATTGCCGAATACGTAAGCCGCTTGGGTAAATCGATTATCGAAATCGACCGGCTTTCGCGCGATTTGCGCGGCAAACTTTCGGGCCCCGTCGGCGCATACAACGGGACATCGCTTTTGGTGGGCGATCCCGAAGAACTCGAACGGCGCTACCTCGATTACGCGGGACTCAAGCCTTCCGAGTATTCGACGCAGCTTGCCGAACCCGAATATCTTTTGCGCCTGCTTTTGGAATACAACGTCGCTTTCGGTATTATTGCAAACCTCGCCGACGATTTGCGCAATTTGCAGCGCAGCGAAATCGGCGAAGTGTTCGAATATTTCGGGGAGAAACAAGTCGGCTCTTCGACGATGCCGCATAAGCGCAACCCGTGGAACAGCGAACACGTAAAATCGTTATGGAAGGCTTTTGCGCCGCGCGTTATCACTTTTTTTATGGACCAGATTTCCGACCATCAGCGGGATTTAACCAATTCGGCAAGCCAGCGTTTTATCGCCGAGTATATAGCCGGTTTTGCCTTTGCCGCTGAACGCATGAGGTCGGTCGTATCGGCGCTGCGCCCCGATACGGAAGGCATGATGCGCAATTTGGCTGCAGCGGGCGGAAAAGTGAAGGGCGGCATTTTTGCGGAGCCGGCCTACCTTTTGCTTGCCGAAAGCGGCGAATCGAACGCGCACGAGATTATCCGCTTAATTACGCTGGAAGCCGAAAAAAGCGGCGCCGCTTTTTTTGAAGTTTTGCAAAAACACGCCGAAGTTTTTAAGCGCATAAGCGGACAGCTGGAAAAACTCGGCGTAAGCGAACCTTCATCGTTTTTTGCGCATCCTGAACGCTATCGCGGGATTGCCGCCGAAAAAGCGCGGCGCCTTGCACAAAAGTACCGCACAAAAACGGAATAG
- a CDS encoding carbohydrate kinase family protein, whose product MHNKTLDVAALGELLIDFTQNGLSAEGNWIMEANPGGAPSNVLAMLKKLGHPVSFIGKVGDDIFGRHLKSVLDDLGIGTGNLIVSNEFNTTLAFVHTKHGGDRDFSFYRKTGADTQLTEQEVDIRIVQNAKIFHFGSVSMTSEPAASATEYALLHAKKSGALCSFDPNLRVPLWDNLQNAKERIKYGLSQCDILKIAEEELEFVTGCTDIEKGVRALRSNYRIPLIGVTCGKKGAGLFYADEHCTDGLGISAKEPTFEKVKTVDTTGAGDTFGACILHDVLVHGFTNFTPERLHSMLLFANAAASLVTTKRGALKVMPSEAEIRELIQKGF is encoded by the coding sequence ATGCACAACAAAACGCTTGATGTTGCCGCCCTGGGCGAACTGCTGATTGATTTTACGCAAAACGGTTTAAGTGCCGAAGGGAACTGGATTATGGAAGCAAATCCCGGCGGCGCTCCCTCGAACGTCCTTGCAATGCTCAAAAAACTCGGACACCCGGTTTCGTTTATCGGCAAGGTCGGCGACGACATTTTCGGCCGGCATTTAAAAAGCGTTCTCGACGATTTGGGAATCGGAACCGGAAACCTTATCGTAAGCAACGAATTCAATACAACGCTTGCTTTTGTGCATACAAAGCACGGCGGCGACCGCGACTTTTCGTTTTATCGAAAAACGGGAGCCGACACGCAGCTTACCGAACAGGAAGTCGACATACGGATTGTGCAAAATGCGAAAATCTTTCATTTCGGTTCCGTTTCCATGACAAGCGAACCGGCAGCTTCGGCAACCGAGTATGCGCTTTTGCACGCAAAAAAAAGCGGCGCCCTGTGTTCTTTCGACCCGAACCTGCGCGTGCCGCTGTGGGACAATCTGCAAAACGCAAAAGAGCGCATAAAATACGGCTTGTCGCAGTGCGATATTTTAAAAATCGCCGAAGAAGAATTGGAATTCGTAACCGGCTGTACCGACATCGAAAAAGGCGTGCGCGCGCTGCGCTCGAATTACCGCATTCCGCTTATCGGCGTAACCTGCGGCAAAAAAGGCGCCGGTCTGTTTTATGCGGACGAGCACTGCACCGACGGTTTGGGCATAAGCGCAAAAGAACCTACGTTCGAAAAAGTAAAAACCGTCGACACGACGGGAGCCGGCGACACCTTCGGCGCATGCATTTTGCACGACGTTCTGGTACACGGTTTTACGAATTTTACACCGGAACGCCTGCACTCCATGCTCCTTTTTGCAAATGCGGCGGCCTCTCTCGTTACGACAAAACGCGGCGCACTTAAGGTTATGCCCTCCGAAGCCGAAATCCGCGAACTGATACAAAAGGGATTTTAA
- the groL gene encoding chaperonin GroEL (60 kDa chaperone family; promotes refolding of misfolded polypeptides especially under stressful conditions; forms two stacked rings of heptamers to form a barrel-shaped 14mer; ends can be capped by GroES; misfolded proteins enter the barrel where they are refolded when GroES binds): MAKQLLFNDDARKKMLSGVEQISRAVKVTLGPKGRLVMLDKKFGAPTITKDGVSVAKEIELEDPYENMGAQLVKEVASKTNDVAGDGTTTATVLAYSMVREGLKAVAAGITPIEIKRGIDKAVNLAVEEIKKASKEIKGSEEVEHVATVSANNDNEIGKILADAIQKVGKDGVITVEESKTMDTTTDFVEGMQFDRGYISSYFVTDRDRMETVFTDPYILIHDKKISSMKDLLPLLEKIAQTGKPLVIIAEDMDGEALATLVVNSLRGTLKTCAVKAPGFGDRRKAMLEDIAVLTGGQVISEELGLKLETTELNMLGTAKTVKIDKDNTIIVDGAGSGKAIKERVSQIKTQIDASTSDYDKEKLKERLAKLSGGVAVINIGAVTETEMKEKKHRVEDTLAATRAALEEGIVPGGGLVLIESAIALEKTDMSKLTDDEKVGFKIVKRALEEPMRQIAENAGVDGAVIADRAKHEKKGIGFDAAKMEWKDMMSAGIIDPAKVTRSALQNAASIAGLLLTTEAAITELPEKTPPAPMPGAGGMGGMDGMY; this comes from the coding sequence ATGGCTAAACAACTGCTGTTTAATGACGACGCCCGGAAAAAAATGCTTTCCGGTGTGGAACAGATTTCCCGCGCCGTCAAAGTAACGCTCGGTCCGAAAGGCCGCCTGGTAATGCTGGATAAAAAATTCGGCGCACCGACGATCACAAAGGACGGCGTTTCGGTCGCAAAAGAAATCGAACTTGAAGACCCCTACGAAAATATGGGCGCCCAGCTGGTAAAAGAAGTTGCGTCAAAAACAAACGATGTTGCCGGAGACGGAACGACGACCGCAACCGTACTCGCCTACTCTATGGTTCGCGAAGGCCTTAAAGCCGTTGCGGCGGGCATTACCCCCATCGAAATAAAGCGCGGTATCGACAAGGCGGTAAACCTTGCCGTTGAAGAAATCAAAAAAGCTTCAAAAGAAATTAAAGGTTCCGAAGAAGTCGAACACGTGGCAACGGTTTCGGCAAACAACGATAACGAAATCGGTAAAATTCTTGCCGACGCGATTCAAAAAGTCGGAAAAGACGGCGTTATCACCGTTGAAGAATCCAAAACGATGGATACGACGACCGATTTTGTCGAAGGTATGCAGTTCGACCGCGGCTATATTTCTTCGTATTTTGTAACCGACCGCGACCGCATGGAAACGGTCTTTACCGATCCGTACATCCTTATTCACGATAAAAAGATTTCCAGCATGAAGGACTTATTGCCCCTGCTCGAAAAAATCGCGCAAACGGGCAAGCCGCTGGTCATTATCGCCGAAGACATGGACGGCGAAGCACTGGCAACCTTGGTTGTAAACAGTCTGCGCGGCACTTTAAAAACCTGCGCGGTAAAGGCGCCCGGTTTCGGCGACCGTCGCAAAGCCATGCTTGAAGACATTGCCGTTCTTACCGGCGGTCAGGTTATCAGCGAAGAGTTGGGCTTAAAACTTGAAACGACCGAACTCAACATGCTCGGAACTGCAAAAACCGTTAAAATCGATAAGGACAACACGATTATCGTAGACGGCGCCGGCAGCGGCAAAGCGATTAAAGAACGCGTTTCTCAAATCAAAACGCAAATCGACGCTTCCACATCCGATTACGACAAAGAAAAGCTTAAAGAGCGCTTGGCAAAACTTTCCGGCGGCGTTGCCGTTATCAATATCGGCGCGGTAACCGAAACCGAAATGAAAGAAAAAAAGCACCGCGTAGAGGATACCCTTGCGGCTACCCGCGCGGCTCTTGAAGAAGGAATCGTTCCCGGCGGCGGCTTGGTTTTGATTGAATCGGCCATCGCGCTGGAAAAGACGGACATGAGCAAATTGACCGACGACGAAAAAGTCGGCTTTAAAATCGTTAAGCGTGCCCTTGAAGAACCCATGCGCCAAATTGCCGAAAACGCGGGCGTTGACGGTGCGGTTATTGCCGACCGTGCAAAGCACGAGAAAAAAGGTATCGGCTTTGATGCCGCAAAGATGGAATGGAAGGACATGATGTCGGCTGGAATTATCGACCCGGCAAAGGTTACCCGCTCGGCGCTGCAAAACGCGGCGTCCATCGCAGGTCTTTTGCTGACAACCGAAGCGGCCATTACCGAACTTCCCGAAAAGACCCCGCCGGCTCCGATGCCCGGTGCAGGCGGAATGGGCGGTATGGACGGCATGTATTAA
- the rnhA gene encoding ribonuclease HI, producing the protein MINVTDGVTVYSDGACSGNPGPGGWGAVILYGGAERRLSGGEALTTNNRMELCGAIGALSGILADPQLRSKKITFFIDSQYVKNGISSWILKWKANGWKTSDKKPVKNKDLWERLDACVSQLDIDWRWVKGHAGSTYNELCDRLAVEASRAAR; encoded by the coding sequence ATGATAAATGTTACTGACGGCGTTACCGTGTACAGCGACGGAGCTTGTTCCGGGAATCCCGGACCGGGCGGCTGGGGCGCCGTCATTTTATACGGCGGTGCCGAGCGCAGGCTCAGCGGCGGCGAAGCGCTCACGACAAACAATCGCATGGAGCTGTGCGGCGCAATCGGCGCCTTATCCGGAATTCTCGCCGATCCGCAGCTGCGGTCAAAGAAAATAACCTTTTTTATCGACAGTCAATACGTAAAAAACGGCATTTCAAGCTGGATACTCAAATGGAAGGCAAACGGATGGAAAACCTCCGATAAAAAACCGGTAAAAAACAAGGATTTATGGGAAAGGCTCGATGCGTGCGTTTCGCAGCTGGATATAGACTGGCGCTGGGTTAAAGGCCATGCGGGCAGTACGTACAATGAATTGTGCGACCGCCTTGCCGTTGAAGCATCGCGCGCAGCACGTTAA
- a CDS encoding DUF5312 family protein codes for MAKRQISKKPGLIERLLNLFSPSDEESQKARFLKGVNKELSKTKVKFYKYGSGEALPQLAKFFFDVYKTVGPAQPVFKNTPNPNAFKYMVIDYHLSDVQKELAESLEEESILEHAKNMPIKDLAVQVKSELAAYMNGFDVDKITKIDMVYTKMSLLIAFCTFDYYFLLKKFDSGMQEQNFSYVPHFESIRAEYILEDLKDFTAVAWALPLDEDWSEVFKILKEYRNVQPIVPNTWNKLLNVLRKYRDKAVFEMIIQLISKDPGYQTVIEVHQEHIIDDQFDKMRKTVDTTLQRIQTERKNSKIDEILHSIFGSDTVSKLKNYSEEGNKSFEKRNLSGYVYCAPLGYLKSFLLDYVKRYIREFCDLVLVRGQWVSAALSTPMSDAYHELLAVSNRITEFDTALSDDSELGAKIKVYLVRAERDIEAKNILKSVTKDINEKAYNMLSSATRNLIVLGKNTKNLLEDIDKKEPELIINWPELIHFADQSIKEMGINIYKKIYLFVNLMKCFLTNEE; via the coding sequence ATGGCGAAAAGACAAATCTCGAAAAAACCGGGACTTATAGAGCGTTTGCTCAATTTATTTTCACCTTCCGACGAAGAATCGCAAAAAGCGCGTTTTCTGAAAGGTGTCAATAAAGAACTTTCAAAAACGAAAGTCAAATTTTATAAATACGGCTCGGGAGAAGCGCTTCCGCAGCTGGCAAAGTTCTTTTTCGACGTATACAAAACAGTCGGTCCCGCTCAGCCGGTTTTCAAAAACACGCCGAACCCCAACGCCTTTAAATACATGGTTATCGACTATCATCTGTCCGATGTTCAAAAAGAGCTTGCCGAATCGCTCGAAGAAGAATCGATCCTTGAGCACGCAAAAAACATGCCGATTAAGGATTTGGCGGTTCAAGTTAAAAGCGAGCTTGCCGCATATATGAACGGCTTCGACGTGGATAAAATCACCAAAATCGATATGGTGTACACAAAAATGTCTTTACTTATCGCCTTTTGCACCTTCGATTATTACTTTTTGCTGAAAAAATTCGATTCGGGAATGCAGGAACAGAATTTTTCGTATGTGCCGCATTTTGAATCGATCCGTGCCGAATATATTTTGGAAGACTTAAAAGATTTCACGGCGGTCGCATGGGCGCTGCCTTTGGATGAAGACTGGTCGGAAGTGTTTAAGATTTTAAAAGAATACCGCAACGTACAGCCCATTGTGCCGAACACATGGAATAAATTGCTCAACGTATTGCGAAAATACCGCGACAAAGCGGTATTCGAAATGATTATTCAGCTTATTTCAAAAGATCCGGGTTATCAAACCGTTATAGAAGTGCATCAGGAACATATCATAGACGATCAGTTCGATAAAATGCGCAAAACGGTCGACACGACGCTTCAACGTATACAGACGGAACGCAAAAACTCGAAAATCGACGAAATCCTGCACAGCATTTTCGGCTCGGATACGGTTTCCAAGCTGAAAAACTATTCGGAAGAAGGCAATAAAAGTTTTGAAAAGCGCAATTTAAGCGGATACGTATACTGCGCGCCGTTGGGTTATTTAAAGTCGTTTTTGCTCGATTACGTAAAACGCTATATCCGCGAATTTTGCGATTTGGTGCTTGTGCGCGGTCAGTGGGTTTCGGCAGCCCTGTCGACCCCGATGTCCGACGCGTACCACGAGTTGCTCGCCGTTTCGAATCGGATAACCGAATTCGACACCGCCCTATCCGACGACAGTGAATTAGGGGCAAAAATAAAGGTGTACCTCGTACGCGCCGAACGGGATATCGAGGCAAAAAATATTCTCAAGTCGGTTACCAAAGACATTAACGAAAAAGCATACAACATGCTCAGTTCGGCAACGCGGAATTTAATCGTTTTAGGCAAAAATACGAAAAATCTTCTTGAAGATATTGACAAAAAAGAACCCGAACTGATTATCAACTGGCCGGAACTCATACACTTTGCCGATCAGTCGATAAAAGAAATGGGCATCAATATTTATAAAAAAATCTATCTTTTTGTAAACCTCATGAAGTGCTTTTTAACGAACGAAGAGTAA
- a CDS encoding DUF1295 domain-containing protein yields MSYSTYCAAEIVMLVLGLMCFFALYFIPAGYGKLIDKKWGFSFNNKTAWTLMECPTLIVMFYLLCTLDYEHKPVRVLLASFFILHYIQRTLIFPALLKGKSKMPITIVLMGMLFNSINSFLIGLWIFYFSPAEMYDRGWLSDPRFIAGAVLFFVGMIINISSDSYIRSLRKNGSSKHYYPSRGMYRYITSANYFGELVEWLGFAVLTWSSAGFLFVFWTACNLVPRSDAIYKKYAETFPDEVARYKPKRIIPFLY; encoded by the coding sequence ATGTCATATTCAACATATTGCGCTGCCGAAATCGTTATGCTTGTTTTGGGATTGATGTGCTTTTTTGCCTTGTATTTTATTCCCGCAGGATACGGCAAACTTATCGATAAAAAATGGGGATTCAGCTTTAACAATAAAACCGCATGGACTCTTATGGAGTGTCCGACGCTCATCGTTATGTTTTATTTGCTGTGCACGCTCGACTATGAACACAAGCCGGTGCGCGTACTGCTCGCATCTTTTTTTATCCTTCACTATATACAGCGCACGCTTATTTTTCCGGCGCTGCTTAAAGGCAAAAGTAAAATGCCGATTACAATCGTGCTTATGGGAATGCTGTTCAACAGCATAAACTCGTTTTTAATCGGCTTGTGGATTTTTTACTTTTCGCCCGCTGAAATGTACGATCGCGGCTGGCTTTCCGATCCGCGTTTTATTGCCGGCGCGGTTTTATTTTTCGTCGGTATGATTATCAACATAAGCTCAGATTCCTATATCCGCTCGCTGAGAAAAAACGGGAGCAGCAAGCATTACTATCCGTCCCGCGGAATGTACCGCTATATTACGAGCGCAAACTATTTCGGAGAATTGGTCGAATGGCTCGGCTTTGCCGTTTTAACGTGGTCGTCGGCGGGCTTTTTATTTGTGTTTTGGACTGCATGCAATTTGGTACCGCGCTCCGACGCGATTTACAAAAAATACGCCGAAACCTTCCCCGACGAAGTAGCCCGATATAAACCGAAGCGCATCATCCCGTTCCTCTATTGA
- a CDS encoding DNA alkylation repair protein, which produces MKNQTTIQERLFSFKDEAYKDFNKKLIPTVDEDTMIGIRMPVLKKFAKDFFKTENAQAADFMKNLPHRYFEENNLHAFFIENIKDIDAALAETEKFLPFIDNWATCDSFALPIFKKHPDAVYKKILEWIRSKHAYTVRYAIGLLLSNYLDELFKPEMLKIVSSVESQEYYVNMMIAWYFSFALIKQYDAAVPYIEKRTMAPFTHNKSIQKALESRRIPDDTKAYLRTLKIKM; this is translated from the coding sequence ATGAAAAATCAAACGACGATTCAAGAACGGCTTTTTTCGTTCAAAGATGAAGCGTATAAGGATTTTAACAAAAAACTTATCCCCACCGTCGACGAAGATACGATGATCGGCATACGCATGCCGGTTCTAAAAAAATTCGCAAAAGATTTTTTTAAAACCGAAAACGCCCAAGCCGCCGACTTTATGAAAAATCTTCCGCACCGCTATTTTGAAGAAAACAACCTTCACGCTTTTTTTATCGAAAACATAAAAGATATCGATGCCGCTCTTGCGGAAACTGAAAAGTTTTTGCCGTTTATCGATAACTGGGCAACCTGCGATTCATTCGCCCTGCCGATTTTTAAAAAACATCCGGATGCCGTGTATAAAAAAATCCTTGAATGGATCCGCTCAAAGCACGCGTACACCGTCCGCTATGCGATTGGCCTTTTGCTTTCGAACTATCTTGACGAATTGTTCAAGCCGGAAATGCTTAAAATCGTTTCAAGCGTGGAGTCGCAAGAATATTACGTCAACATGATGATCGCCTGGTACTTCAGTTTTGCATTGATTAAACAGTACGACGCGGCCGTCCCGTACATCGAAAAAAGGACCATGGCACCGTTTACGCACAATAAAAGCATTCAAAAAGCGCTGGAAAGCAGAAGGATTCCCGACGACACCAAAGCCTATCTTCGAACGCTGAAAATAAAGATGTAA